The Timaviella obliquedivisa GSE-PSE-MK23-08B genome window below encodes:
- the cphA gene encoding cyanophycin synthetase has translation MKILKTQTLRGPNYWSIRHEKLIVLRLDLEDLADVFSHQISGFYEGLVELLPGLVDHRSIQDCEPEGNFLERVKEGTRLGHVVEHVALELQTLAGMAVSFGRTRETADAGVYQVVFEYLDEQAGRYAMRAAVRLCQSIVTTGHYLPAELMHDLKDLQDFWAQASLGPSTENIVKEAEIRGIPWTALSSRAMIQFGQGVYQKRIQATLTSGTGVLGVELASDKEGTKGILSDIGVPVPRGTVIHYLDELEQAIAHVGGFPIVIKPLDGNHGRGITININDSKLAEEAYDAAKAVSKGVIVERFYVGRDHRVLVIDGKVVAVAERVPAHVIGNGQSTIAELIEVTNSDPRRGDGHANILTRIELDRTSWDLLERQGYTLDSVLQPQEICYLRATANLSTGGVAIDRTDEIHPENIWIAQRVAKVIGLDIAGIDVVTSDISRPLHEVDGVIVEVNAAPGFRMHFCPSEGIPRNVAEPVLDMLFPPGAQSRIPILAITGTNGKTTTTRLLAHIFRQTNQVVGYTTTDGIYIGDYLVQKGDTTGPQSAQVILQDPTVEIAVLETARGGILRSGLGFSACDVGIVLNVAADHLGIGDIETVEDLAQLKSVVVETARPNGYAVLNADDPLVAAMVTQVKAQVAYFTMNPDNELVRKHTRQGGLAAVYENGYLSILKGGWTLRIEQAVNVPLTMGGRAPFMIANALAASLAAFAQGVRIEDIRTALATFQASVNQTPGRMNLFNLGNYHVLVDYAHNPHSYKALGDFVQNWPGERIGVVGGPGDRRDEDFVTLGKLSAEIFDRIIVKEDDDTRGRPQGEAAQLIVQGILESGTTLSYEVIINETEAINTMLDQAPASSLVVILPETVSRAISLIEARHPKPDLDLPKAIVAEQGLKAVPEASHSIRHGSVNGSNPFQAIEVKEGIKYVQSGG, from the coding sequence ATGAAAATTCTCAAAACCCAAACGCTGCGTGGTCCAAACTATTGGAGCATTCGACATGAAAAATTAATTGTTCTTCGTTTAGATTTAGAAGATCTAGCCGATGTATTTTCCCACCAAATTTCGGGATTTTACGAAGGACTCGTCGAACTGCTGCCTGGTTTAGTAGATCATCGCTCCATCCAAGACTGTGAGCCTGAAGGTAACTTTTTAGAGCGCGTTAAGGAAGGCACCCGACTAGGTCATGTTGTTGAGCATGTGGCGCTAGAGCTACAAACTTTAGCAGGTATGGCAGTTAGCTTTGGGCGTACCCGCGAGACTGCCGATGCTGGGGTGTATCAAGTAGTGTTTGAATACCTAGATGAACAGGCAGGACGATATGCCATGCGGGCAGCCGTTCGCCTTTGTCAAAGCATTGTTACCACGGGACACTATTTGCCTGCTGAACTCATGCATGATTTGAAGGATCTGCAAGATTTTTGGGCGCAAGCATCTTTAGGGCCGAGTACCGAAAATATTGTGAAGGAAGCCGAGATCAGAGGGATTCCTTGGACAGCGTTGAGCAGCCGAGCCATGATCCAATTTGGGCAGGGAGTCTATCAAAAGCGGATTCAGGCAACGTTAACCAGTGGCACAGGCGTTTTGGGCGTAGAGTTAGCTTCTGATAAAGAGGGAACGAAGGGAATTTTAAGCGATATCGGCGTGCCCGTGCCGCGTGGAACCGTAATTCATTATTTGGATGAACTGGAACAGGCGATCGCCCATGTCGGCGGATTTCCTATTGTCATCAAACCTCTAGATGGTAATCACGGGCGCGGCATCACCATTAACATCAACGATTCCAAACTTGCAGAAGAGGCATACGACGCTGCCAAAGCTGTTTCTAAAGGCGTGATCGTTGAGCGCTTTTATGTCGGGCGCGATCATCGGGTTTTAGTCATTGATGGTAAAGTCGTTGCCGTTGCCGAACGGGTTCCGGCTCATGTCATTGGCAACGGTCAATCCACGATTGCTGAACTGATTGAAGTTACAAACAGCGATCCTCGTCGCGGTGACGGTCATGCTAACATTCTCACTCGTATTGAGCTAGACCGCACTTCTTGGGACTTGCTAGAGCGTCAAGGCTATACCCTTGACTCAGTCCTTCAGCCTCAAGAAATTTGCTATCTGCGTGCCACTGCTAACCTCAGTACGGGCGGCGTAGCGATCGATCGCACTGACGAAATTCACCCCGAAAATATTTGGATCGCTCAGCGCGTTGCCAAGGTGATTGGGCTAGATATTGCCGGAATTGATGTTGTTACGTCTGATATTTCCCGACCGCTCCACGAAGTAGACGGGGTGATTGTTGAAGTCAACGCGGCTCCTGGGTTTCGGATGCACTTTTGCCCCAGCGAAGGCATTCCCCGCAACGTTGCCGAACCCGTTCTTGATATGCTATTTCCACCCGGTGCCCAAAGTCGCATTCCTATTTTGGCGATCACGGGGACGAATGGTAAAACCACGACGACACGCCTCCTGGCTCATATCTTTAGACAAACGAACCAGGTAGTTGGCTACACCACTACTGATGGCATTTATATTGGCGATTACCTGGTTCAGAAAGGTGACACCACGGGGCCTCAAAGCGCTCAAGTCATTTTGCAAGATCCGACGGTTGAAATTGCTGTGTTAGAAACTGCCAGAGGCGGTATCTTGCGATCGGGCTTGGGGTTCAGCGCCTGTGATGTGGGCATTGTGCTGAACGTTGCTGCCGATCACCTGGGCATTGGCGACATTGAAACCGTCGAAGACCTGGCTCAGCTTAAGAGCGTCGTGGTCGAAACAGCCCGTCCTAATGGCTATGCAGTTCTTAATGCCGATGACCCCCTAGTCGCGGCAATGGTGACCCAAGTAAAAGCACAGGTTGCCTATTTTACAATGAACCCAGATAACGAACTGGTGCGCAAACACACGCGCCAGGGCGGCTTGGCGGCTGTATACGAAAATGGCTATCTCTCTATTTTGAAGGGGGGTTGGACATTGCGGATTGAACAAGCCGTGAACGTGCCATTAACCATGGGAGGACGCGCTCCGTTTATGATTGCCAACGCCCTGGCGGCGAGTCTGGCCGCATTTGCGCAGGGTGTCCGAATTGAAGATATTCGGACGGCGTTAGCAACTTTTCAAGCGTCGGTTAACCAAACACCCGGACGGATGAATTTGTTCAACCTGGGCAACTACCATGTGCTAGTCGATTATGCACATAATCCGCACAGCTACAAGGCATTGGGAGATTTTGTGCAAAATTGGCCGGGAGAACGAATTGGTGTAGTCGGAGGGCCAGGCGATCGCCGTGATGAGGATTTTGTTACCCTGGGAAAGCTTTCTGCCGAAATATTCGATCGCATCATTGTTAAAGAAGACGATGATACCCGGGGTCGCCCTCAGGGGGAAGCGGCACAACTCATTGTCCAGGGCATCCTAGAGAGCGGCACAACCCTTTCCTATGAAGTCATCATCAACGAAACGGAAGCAATCAACACGATGCTAGACCAAGCTCCTGCTAGCAGTCTTGTCGTCATCTTGCCAGAAACCGTCAGCCGCGCCATTAGCCTTATTGAAGCCCGTCATCCTAAACCTGATCTCGACTTGCCTAAGGCGATCGTC
- a CDS encoding succinate dehydrogenase/fumarate reductase iron-sulfur subunit has product MQVRFQVIRQNADTPPRVQTYDLEVDPGNTILDCLNRIKWEQDGSLAYRKNCRNTICGSCSMRINGRSALACKENVGSEAARLQHIAAANSSATVDAVPTFTIAPMGNMPVIKDLVVDMQSFWDNLQAVAPYVSTEARQLPEREFLQSPEERDRLNQVGNCILCGACYSECNAREVDATFVGPHALAKAYRTVADPRDGRTEERLEHYSQGTAGVWGCTRCSFCDAVCPMEVAPMEQISKIKQEILDRQDDQSSLPVRHRKVLINLVKEGGWLDERKFGIRVVSNSLRDLRGLMSLGPLGLRMLARGKFPFGFEPSTGVDEVRSLIEAVQSLEAESTQAPKS; this is encoded by the coding sequence ATGCAAGTTCGGTTTCAAGTCATTCGCCAAAACGCCGATACTCCTCCGCGAGTTCAAACCTACGACTTAGAAGTTGATCCTGGCAATACTATTCTCGATTGCCTTAATCGCATTAAATGGGAGCAAGATGGCAGCCTGGCATATCGCAAAAACTGCCGAAACACGATTTGCGGAAGCTGCTCAATGCGAATTAATGGGCGATCGGCTCTGGCTTGTAAGGAGAACGTCGGCAGCGAAGCGGCTCGGCTCCAGCACATTGCAGCCGCCAACTCCAGCGCCACTGTTGATGCAGTTCCGACCTTTACGATCGCCCCCATGGGCAACATGCCCGTTATTAAAGATTTGGTCGTGGACATGCAGAGCTTTTGGGACAATCTGCAAGCAGTTGCTCCTTACGTGAGTACTGAGGCGCGGCAACTCCCTGAACGAGAATTTTTGCAATCTCCTGAAGAACGCGATCGCCTTAACCAGGTCGGCAACTGCATTCTCTGTGGAGCTTGCTACTCAGAGTGCAACGCCCGGGAGGTCGATGCTACTTTTGTAGGCCCCCACGCCCTTGCCAAAGCCTATCGGACAGTTGCCGATCCCCGCGACGGACGCACTGAAGAACGCTTAGAGCACTACAGCCAGGGTACAGCAGGCGTTTGGGGCTGCACTCGCTGCTCTTTCTGCGATGCGGTTTGCCCAATGGAAGTTGCACCGATGGAGCAAATCAGTAAAATTAAGCAAGAAATTCTCGATCGCCAAGACGACCAATCGAGCCTGCCCGTTCGTCATCGCAAGGTGCTGATTAACCTGGTGAAGGAAGGCGGCTGGCTTGACGAGCGTAAGTTTGGCATCAGAGTCGTCAGCAATTCGCTACGAGATTTACGAGGACTCATGAGTCTAGGGCCGTTGGGTCTGCGAATGTTGGCACGGGGAAAATTTCCCTTTGGGTTTGAGCCTTCGACAGGAGTAGATGAAGTGCGATCGCTAATTGAAGCCGTACAAAGTTTGGAAGCGGAATCGACTCAAGCGCCAAAATCCTAA
- a CDS encoding 4-hydroxybenzoate solanesyltransferase: MVTRQPQPEPSWRAIARLLRWDKPAGRLILMIPALWAVVLASQGKPEPLLVGVIILGTLATSAAGCVVNDLWDRNIDPKVKRTRDRPLASRALSAKTGFGVMLVAFACALGLAQYLNPFSFWLCVAAVPFIIFYPAAKRVFPVPQLVLSICWGFAVLICWSAVIRGLEPATWLLWGATVLWTLGFDTVYAMADREDDERVGVKSSARFFGQYAAQAVGLFFAGSAGLLAGLGALLNLNLWFWVSLGLAILGWAYHYQLIRPAKPMGTVYGQVFQQNVGVGFILLAGMILGSW; the protein is encoded by the coding sequence ATGGTGACTAGGCAACCGCAACCAGAACCCTCTTGGCGGGCGATCGCTCGTCTGCTGCGCTGGGATAAGCCTGCGGGACGATTAATTCTCATGATTCCGGCGCTGTGGGCGGTCGTGTTGGCATCGCAAGGAAAGCCAGAACCGCTGCTGGTGGGAGTCATTATTTTGGGCACGCTGGCGACCAGTGCGGCAGGGTGTGTGGTGAATGATTTGTGGGATCGCAATATTGATCCCAAGGTCAAGCGAACCCGCGATCGCCCCCTTGCCTCACGGGCGCTTTCGGCAAAGACCGGGTTTGGAGTCATGCTGGTTGCCTTTGCCTGTGCTTTGGGGCTGGCTCAGTATCTCAATCCTTTTAGTTTTTGGCTGTGTGTCGCAGCGGTGCCGTTTATTATCTTTTACCCAGCCGCGAAAAGAGTTTTTCCGGTGCCACAGTTGGTGCTGTCAATTTGCTGGGGGTTTGCAGTGTTGATTTGCTGGAGTGCAGTCATAAGGGGATTGGAACCTGCAACTTGGCTACTGTGGGGAGCGACAGTGCTGTGGACTTTGGGGTTTGATACAGTTTATGCAATGGCAGATCGAGAAGACGATGAGCGGGTAGGAGTTAAATCAAGCGCGCGTTTCTTTGGACAGTATGCAGCACAAGCTGTGGGGCTGTTTTTTGCGGGAAGTGCAGGTTTGTTAGCAGGGTTAGGAGCTTTGTTGAATTTAAATCTCTGGTTTTGGGTTTCGCTAGGGTTAGCAATTTTAGGGTGGGCTTATCACTATCAACTCATTCGTCCGGCAAAGCCCATGGGAACCGTGTATGGGCAGGTATTTCAACAAAATGTTGGGGTGGGATTTATTTTGTTAGCAGGGATGATTTTAGGATCTTGGTAA
- a CDS encoding phosphoribosyltransferase: MKQRFHDRTEAGKLLAAQLSEYADRSDVWVLGLPRGGVPVAYEIAQALNLPLDICLVRKLGVPGQPELAMGAIAPGGVMVLNHEILESIRISRPAFQEVIESEQQELERRDRTYRENRPELDIQGKTVILVDDGIATGSTIRAAIATLRQKIPQEIVVAVPVAPISTDESLRTIVDKVVCLNLPERLNAIGMWYVDFSQTSDQEVRYLLAQQTIRTT; the protein is encoded by the coding sequence ATGAAACAACGATTTCACGATCGCACTGAAGCGGGAAAGCTTCTGGCTGCCCAGTTGAGTGAGTATGCCGACCGTTCGGATGTTTGGGTGCTGGGGCTGCCGAGAGGCGGAGTGCCTGTGGCGTATGAGATTGCTCAGGCTTTAAATTTGCCGCTTGATATTTGTTTGGTGCGAAAGTTAGGAGTGCCCGGGCAGCCAGAGCTAGCAATGGGAGCGATCGCTCCGGGTGGCGTGATGGTGCTAAATCACGAAATTTTGGAGTCGATTAGGATTTCGCGCCCAGCATTTCAAGAGGTGATAGAGAGCGAGCAGCAGGAGTTGGAGCGCCGCGATCGCACCTATCGAGAAAATCGTCCTGAGCTTGATATCCAAGGGAAGACAGTGATTTTGGTCGATGATGGGATTGCGACGGGTTCAACCATAAGGGCAGCGATCGCCACGCTTCGCCAAAAGATTCCTCAAGAAATAGTGGTGGCAGTTCCAGTGGCACCTATTTCTACTGATGAATCGTTGAGGACAATTGTAGACAAAGTTGTTTGCCTTAATTTGCCTGAGCGGCTCAACGCCATTGGCATGTGGTACGTCGATTTCTCTCAAACTTCTGATCAAGAAGTCCGATATCTTTTGGCGCAGCAGACAATTAGAACCACATGA
- a CDS encoding cyanophycinase, whose protein sequence is MPQPTKHAVMIIGGAEDKIQGKQILQTFFQRSGGEDSRIAIVPCASREPAIIGNRYETIFSEMGAKAIEVIDIQDRAQSEDPTWLNYVESCTGIFLTGGDQLRLCGLLADTPMMEIVRKRAQLGAVTLAGTSAGAAVMGLQMIAGGGSGESPNRALVDMTLGLGIVPEVIVDQHFHNRNRMARLMSAVASHPDKLGIGIDEDTCALFESSGIFQVIGKGTVTVVDPAEALFANFPTVGSTDPISIHNLRVHILSHGDRYDYHHRKVMAIEN, encoded by the coding sequence ATGCCCCAGCCTACTAAACACGCCGTCATGATTATTGGCGGTGCCGAAGACAAAATTCAAGGGAAACAAATCCTCCAGACCTTCTTTCAACGGTCTGGAGGGGAAGATTCTCGTATCGCCATTGTGCCTTGCGCCTCTCGTGAACCCGCCATTATTGGCAATCGCTATGAAACTATCTTTAGCGAAATGGGTGCAAAAGCGATCGAAGTGATTGATATTCAAGATCGTGCCCAAAGCGAAGACCCTACCTGGCTTAACTATGTGGAAAGCTGTACAGGCATTTTTCTGACAGGCGGAGATCAGCTACGACTCTGCGGCCTATTAGCAGATACGCCAATGATGGAAATTGTCCGAAAGCGTGCACAACTTGGCGCAGTGACCCTGGCAGGAACCAGCGCAGGGGCGGCTGTTATGGGTTTGCAGATGATTGCAGGGGGCGGCAGTGGTGAATCGCCCAATCGTGCCCTAGTCGATATGACTCTTGGCTTAGGTATTGTTCCTGAAGTAATTGTTGATCAGCACTTTCATAACCGTAACCGGATGGCGCGGTTAATGAGTGCAGTTGCTTCCCATCCTGATAAGCTGGGGATTGGAATTGATGAAGATACCTGTGCCTTGTTTGAAAGTAGCGGCATTTTCCAGGTCATTGGCAAAGGCACAGTCACTGTTGTTGACCCCGCAGAAGCTTTATTTGCTAACTTTCCGACCGTGGGCTCAACTGACCCTATCAGTATTCATAACTTACGTGTCCATATTTTGAGTCATGGCGATCGTTATGATTATCATCATCGGAAGGTTATGGCGATCGAGAACTAG